A region of Natribaculum luteum DNA encodes the following proteins:
- a CDS encoding gamma-glutamyltransferase family protein, with product MDIDLDRFDSRRSTVYANRGMVATSQPLAAEAGLSILRDGGNAFDAAVATAAALNVVEPTSTGLGGDVFALYRTADGEVGAMRSCGGAPADATIENVRQALEETDDVSAYYPESRGYAVDDTAGGDDLEMPFLGPHAVTVPGTARGWEATVEELGRLSLGDVLEPAIHYATEGYPVSEVIAHYWQSAPELFTDEHAREAYLVDDAAPEPGQTVALPRLGETMQTIAEEGADVVYEGEVAEAIATEVQEAGGFMTVDDLAAFEPEFLDPVSTTYNGAEIYELPPNNQGLIALEALNLAEEIGAGEHPYESAERVHAFAEATKLAFVDGHRYITDPDYEEIPPLASKAYARKRATAIGETAIDDPDVGVPNANAEDADTVLLTVGDAEGNLVSYINSRFAGFGSGLVAGDTGIALQNRGASFSLDPEHPNSLEPGKRPFHTLVPAVARLGEDDWAAFGVMGGYMQPQGHVQVISNLVDYGMTPQQALDTPRWRYREEGTLGVEERLSNQTALVRKGHDVRVLPPSLFGGAQLVRRQGETLAAATEPRKDGNAVGY from the coding sequence ATGGACATCGATCTGGACCGATTCGACTCGAGGCGGTCGACCGTCTACGCGAACCGGGGGATGGTCGCGACGAGCCAGCCACTCGCCGCCGAGGCGGGGCTGTCGATCCTCCGGGACGGCGGCAACGCCTTCGACGCCGCGGTCGCCACCGCCGCCGCGCTCAACGTCGTCGAGCCGACGTCGACGGGGCTGGGCGGCGACGTCTTCGCGCTGTACCGCACCGCCGACGGCGAGGTCGGCGCGATGCGCTCCTGTGGCGGCGCGCCAGCCGATGCGACGATCGAGAACGTCCGGCAGGCGCTCGAAGAGACCGACGACGTCTCGGCGTACTACCCCGAGTCTCGAGGGTACGCCGTCGACGACACCGCGGGCGGCGACGACCTCGAGATGCCCTTCCTCGGCCCGCACGCGGTGACGGTCCCCGGGACGGCCCGCGGCTGGGAGGCGACGGTCGAAGAACTCGGTCGGCTGTCGCTCGGCGACGTCCTCGAGCCGGCGATCCACTACGCGACCGAGGGCTACCCCGTCTCCGAGGTCATCGCCCACTACTGGCAGAGCGCGCCGGAACTGTTCACCGACGAGCACGCCCGCGAGGCGTACCTCGTCGACGACGCGGCACCCGAACCCGGCCAGACCGTGGCGCTGCCCCGCCTCGGCGAGACGATGCAGACGATCGCCGAGGAGGGTGCCGACGTCGTCTACGAGGGCGAGGTCGCCGAGGCCATCGCCACGGAGGTTCAGGAGGCAGGCGGGTTCATGACCGTCGACGACCTCGCCGCGTTCGAACCCGAGTTCCTCGATCCCGTGTCGACGACCTACAACGGTGCGGAGATCTACGAACTGCCGCCGAACAACCAGGGGCTGATCGCACTCGAGGCGCTGAACCTCGCCGAGGAGATCGGCGCGGGCGAGCACCCCTACGAGTCGGCCGAGCGCGTCCACGCCTTCGCGGAGGCGACGAAACTCGCGTTCGTCGACGGCCACCGCTACATCACCGACCCCGACTACGAGGAGATCCCGCCGCTGGCGTCGAAGGCCTACGCTCGAAAGCGGGCGACGGCGATCGGCGAGACGGCGATCGACGACCCCGACGTGGGCGTGCCGAACGCGAACGCCGAGGACGCCGACACCGTCTTGCTCACCGTCGGCGACGCGGAGGGGAACCTCGTCTCGTACATCAACTCTCGCTTCGCGGGGTTCGGCAGCGGCCTGGTCGCGGGCGACACCGGCATCGCCCTGCAAAACCGCGGCGCGTCGTTCTCGCTCGACCCCGAGCACCCGAACAGCCTCGAGCCCGGCAAACGGCCGTTCCACACGCTCGTCCCGGCCGTCGCACGCCTCGGCGAGGACGACTGGGCGGCGTTCGGCGTCATGGGCGGGTACATGCAGCCACAGGGCCACGTCCAGGTGATCTCGAACCTCGTCGACTACGGGATGACGCCACAGCAGGCGCTCGACACGCCCCGGTGGCGGTACCGCGAGGAGGGAACGCTCGGCGTCGAAGAACGCCTCTCGAACCAGACGGCGCTCGTCCGCAAGGGCCACGACGTCCGCGTCCTGCCACCGTCGCTGTTCGGCGGCGCACAGCTCGTTCGCCGTCAGGGCGAGACACTCGCCGCCGCGACCGAGCCGCGAAAGGACGGAAACGCCGTCGGCTACTGA
- a CDS encoding DUF6920 family protein: protein MWRKIAAGTVGVVAAGVGVVLVNRRHLERATANLVADLLANADVETDRVFRRDDLEDLPAPVRRYLDGALEEGQPCVRTVRTEQRGAFRPGDATTPWKPLEATQHFTVSPPGFVWDAEIAFAPLVSARVVDAYEGGEGYLRAKLLSTVTVADVEPSPEMNAGELLRYLAEAVWFPTALLPGEGVEWEPIDDRSARATLTNEGTTASLVFHFTDDDEVDRVVADRRYRQEDDAYAPWTGYFADYRVRNGMLVPTEAEVEWNLPDGDLPYWRARIVEIDHRPRR, encoded by the coding sequence ATGTGGCGCAAGATCGCAGCTGGAACCGTCGGCGTCGTCGCCGCCGGTGTCGGCGTCGTCCTTGTCAACCGGCGTCACCTCGAGCGGGCCACCGCCAACCTCGTCGCCGATCTCCTCGCAAACGCCGACGTCGAGACCGACCGCGTCTTCCGGCGGGACGACCTCGAGGACCTTCCCGCGCCCGTCCGGCGGTACCTCGACGGCGCGCTCGAGGAGGGCCAGCCCTGCGTTCGAACGGTTCGCACCGAACAACGCGGCGCGTTCCGCCCGGGTGACGCGACGACGCCGTGGAAGCCCCTCGAGGCGACCCAGCACTTCACGGTCTCGCCGCCGGGATTCGTCTGGGACGCCGAGATCGCGTTCGCGCCGCTTGTTTCCGCCCGCGTCGTGGACGCCTACGAGGGCGGCGAGGGGTACCTGCGTGCGAAACTCCTCTCGACCGTCACCGTCGCCGACGTAGAGCCGAGCCCGGAGATGAACGCCGGGGAGTTGCTGCGGTATCTCGCCGAGGCCGTCTGGTTCCCGACGGCGTTGCTGCCGGGCGAGGGCGTCGAGTGGGAACCGATCGACGACCGCTCGGCCAGGGCGACGCTGACCAACGAGGGGACGACCGCCTCGCTCGTCTTTCACTTCACCGACGACGACGAGGTCGATCGCGTCGTCGCCGACCGCCGCTATCGCCAGGAAGACGACGCGTACGCGCCGTGGACGGGCTACTTCGCCGACTATCGGGTCAGAAACGGCATGCTCGTGCCGACCGAGGCCGAGGTCGAGTGGAACCTGCCCGACGGCGACTTGCCCTACTGGCGAGCCCGGATCGTCGAGATCGACCACCGGCCGAGACGTTGA
- the dinB gene encoding DNA polymerase IV, producing MRDGPQLPGVTSEDDEDRIVLHVDADCFYASCERLREPALEGEPVVVGMGYEPGETVGAVATASYEAREFGVESAQAISTALERLPRRADVDDDPDPTAAETGHYRPVDMDYYESISEDVRAILHECADVVREVSIDEAYLDVTDRTAWEVADGFARHVKNRIRREIGVTVSVGVAPTMSAAKIASDFDKPDGLTVVQPGEVREFLAPLEVDLLHGVGPVTARELREMGLETAGDVAEADPEPLVERFGERGRELYDRARGEDDRRVEPKGEPKSFSRESAFGSPVEAPGPKREGIETLAAAVADRARREGALYRTVGVKAVTPPYDVHTREQSLPGPVDDPDLVEEIALELFEEFLERRVRKLGVRVANLEFAAGDQTSLDGWSSADHDRARDEQSTGDRPTSSSPPERSCGQTSLGDFG from the coding sequence ATGCGCGACGGGCCGCAGCTTCCCGGCGTCACGAGCGAGGACGACGAGGATCGCATCGTCCTCCACGTCGACGCCGACTGCTTCTACGCCTCCTGCGAGCGGCTGCGCGAACCCGCCCTCGAAGGCGAACCCGTCGTCGTCGGGATGGGCTACGAACCGGGCGAGACCGTCGGTGCCGTCGCCACCGCGAGCTACGAAGCCCGCGAGTTCGGTGTCGAGAGCGCACAGGCGATCAGCACGGCACTCGAGCGACTGCCCCGCCGAGCCGACGTGGACGACGATCCAGACCCCACGGCCGCGGAGACGGGCCACTACCGGCCGGTCGACATGGACTACTACGAGTCGATCAGCGAGGACGTCCGGGCGATCCTCCACGAGTGTGCCGACGTCGTCCGCGAGGTGAGCATCGACGAGGCCTACCTCGACGTCACCGACCGGACGGCCTGGGAGGTCGCCGACGGCTTCGCCCGTCACGTCAAAAACCGCATCCGCCGCGAGATCGGCGTCACCGTCAGCGTCGGCGTCGCTCCGACGATGAGCGCGGCGAAGATCGCCAGCGACTTCGACAAGCCCGACGGCCTCACCGTCGTCCAGCCAGGCGAGGTGCGGGAGTTTCTCGCGCCGCTCGAGGTCGACCTGCTTCACGGCGTCGGCCCCGTCACCGCCCGCGAACTCCGGGAGATGGGCCTCGAGACCGCGGGCGACGTCGCCGAGGCCGATCCGGAGCCGCTGGTCGAGCGATTCGGCGAGCGGGGCCGCGAACTGTACGACCGCGCCCGCGGCGAGGACGACCGCCGCGTCGAGCCGAAAGGCGAGCCCAAGAGCTTCTCGCGGGAGTCGGCGTTCGGGTCGCCCGTCGAAGCCCCCGGTCCGAAACGCGAGGGGATCGAGACGCTCGCCGCCGCCGTCGCGGATCGGGCACGTCGCGAGGGTGCGCTGTACCGAACCGTCGGAGTGAAAGCCGTTACGCCGCCGTACGACGTCCACACGCGCGAGCAGTCGCTCCCGGGTCCCGTCGACGACCCCGACCTCGTCGAGGAGATCGCCCTCGAACTATTCGAGGAGTTCCTCGAACGGCGCGTGCGGAAACTCGGTGTCCGGGTCGCGAACCTCGAGTTCGCTGCTGGCGACCAGACCAGCCTCGACGGCTGGTCGTCGGCCGATCACGATCGCGCTCGCGACGAGCAGTCGACCGGCGACCGGCCGACGAGTTCCAGTCCACCGGAGCGATCCTGCGGCCAGACGTCGCTCGGCGACTTCGGGTGA
- a CDS encoding helix-turn-helix domain-containing protein, translating into MSVIASVEIPAEEFLLDAPLNPEQDVELTVETMVPTGEDVVPYLWVPAHLERALLEVLRDRRSITTVSVVDEVDGYALVRLEWDGHTNGVLTSVQQTDAIVTAAVGTAERWTFRLRFPSYEELSTFYTACLDNDVPVELVQLHEAVGPDADHRFGLTRPQREIVVAAYEAGYFDVPRKTTLVELGERLEISDSTVSQRLRRGLASLIDATLLVDSPQSEADATD; encoded by the coding sequence ATGAGCGTCATCGCGAGCGTCGAGATTCCCGCCGAGGAGTTTCTGCTAGACGCGCCACTGAACCCGGAGCAAGACGTCGAGTTGACCGTCGAGACGATGGTCCCGACCGGCGAGGACGTCGTTCCGTACCTCTGGGTGCCAGCCCACCTCGAGCGGGCCCTGCTCGAGGTGTTGCGCGATCGGCGGAGCATTACCACGGTGTCGGTCGTCGACGAGGTCGACGGCTACGCGCTCGTCCGCCTCGAGTGGGACGGTCACACGAACGGCGTGCTCACGTCGGTCCAGCAGACGGACGCGATCGTGACCGCCGCCGTCGGGACGGCGGAGCGGTGGACGTTCCGACTCCGATTTCCGTCCTACGAGGAACTCTCGACGTTTTACACGGCATGTCTCGATAACGACGTCCCGGTCGAACTCGTCCAGCTTCACGAAGCGGTCGGACCGGACGCCGACCACCGGTTCGGGCTGACGAGGCCCCAGCGCGAGATCGTCGTCGCCGCCTACGAGGCCGGATACTTCGACGTTCCACGGAAGACGACGCTCGTCGAACTCGGGGAGCGACTCGAGATCTCCGACTCCACGGTCTCACAGCGACTCCGCAGGGGGCTGGCGTCGCTAATCGACGCGACGCTGCTCGTCGATTCGCCGCAATCGGAGGCCGACGCCACGGATTAG
- a CDS encoding uracil-DNA glycosylase family protein, with protein sequence MKNVTDRTSNPFGMRPPCDGRDAESSSAVFGYGDANADFHLIGDRPGVHGGETTGVPFTETPAGEAIQELAFDLGFASGPREQPALENLFESYLYMCVGSEPTDEAYADLERFFDAELRAINAHILLPVGERATDHVLTEYTTQRRRFDLDMADLHACEIRGRGFMVVPIRDPIEWDGGDQETIVSTLESILASDYRQTKGVATLVG encoded by the coding sequence GTGAAGAACGTCACGGACAGGACGAGCAACCCGTTCGGAATGCGCCCTCCGTGCGACGGCCGTGACGCCGAGAGTTCGTCGGCCGTCTTCGGCTACGGCGACGCGAACGCCGACTTCCACCTGATCGGCGACCGTCCCGGCGTCCACGGCGGCGAGACGACCGGCGTGCCGTTTACCGAAACGCCAGCAGGCGAGGCCATCCAGGAACTCGCGTTCGACCTCGGGTTCGCGAGTGGTCCACGAGAGCAGCCGGCTCTCGAGAATCTCTTCGAGAGCTACCTCTACATGTGCGTCGGCTCGGAGCCGACTGACGAGGCGTACGCCGACCTCGAGCGCTTTTTCGACGCCGAACTCCGGGCGATCAACGCGCACATCCTGCTGCCGGTCGGCGAGCGCGCGACCGACCACGTTCTCACGGAGTACACCACCCAGCGACGCCGGTTCGACCTCGATATGGCCGACCTCCACGCCTGCGAGATCCGCGGCCGTGGGTTCATGGTCGTTCCCATTCGCGATCCGATCGAGTGGGACGGAGGCGACCAAGAGACGATCGTCTCGACGCTCGAGTCGATTCTCGCGTCGGACTATCGGCAGACGAAGGGCGTGGCGACGCTCGTCGGTTAG
- a CDS encoding DUF5518 domain-containing protein, translating to METNWKAVVIGFAVVIVVGTLGGIAIPVVGTIGGGVVGGLVAGYLAGGGVGNGAWNGLIAGALGGIVGAVVLALFGALAGAAAGPLGSLVAGMSVLVLGVLVALLYAIPSAVAGGLGGLLKGSARRRSVEPSEPAAR from the coding sequence ATGGAAACGAACTGGAAGGCAGTCGTGATCGGATTCGCCGTCGTGATCGTCGTCGGGACGCTCGGCGGCATCGCTATCCCGGTCGTCGGCACCATCGGCGGCGGCGTCGTCGGTGGGCTGGTCGCCGGCTACCTCGCCGGCGGTGGCGTCGGAAACGGGGCCTGGAACGGACTGATCGCCGGTGCCCTCGGCGGTATCGTCGGCGCGGTGGTCCTCGCGCTGTTCGGCGCGCTGGCCGGTGCGGCCGCAGGTCCGCTAGGGAGTCTCGTCGCGGGCATGAGCGTGCTCGTCCTGGGCGTCCTCGTTGCGCTCCTGTACGCGATCCCAAGCGCCGTCGCGGGCGGACTCGGCGGGCTGCTGAAGGGGTCTGCGCGGCGACGGAGCGTCGAACCGAGCGAGCCAGCCGCCCGCTGA
- a CDS encoding AsnC family transcriptional regulator — MTTLDETDLEILRLLVEDARRPYSDIADHVGRSAPTVSDRIDRLQELGVIQRFTVDLDRSTFSDGIEVLVDLDVRPDENTGLDSRLAAADWVEHVIATADGRLLAVATARPDRIRTLLAEAIDLERVDSYRVQLIEQRRWSPSIGDATLALECVECGNPVTGDGVSSELDGQRYHFCCPTCQSRFEERYETLSESA; from the coding sequence ATGACGACCCTAGACGAGACGGACCTCGAGATTCTTCGGCTGCTCGTCGAGGACGCACGCCGTCCGTACAGCGACATCGCCGACCACGTCGGCCGTTCGGCGCCGACGGTGTCCGACCGCATCGATCGGCTCCAGGAACTGGGCGTCATCCAGCGGTTCACGGTCGACCTCGACCGCTCGACGTTCTCCGACGGGATCGAAGTCCTCGTCGACCTCGACGTTCGCCCCGACGAGAACACCGGACTCGACTCCCGGCTCGCCGCCGCAGACTGGGTCGAACACGTCATCGCGACGGCCGACGGCCGCCTGCTCGCCGTCGCGACCGCCCGCCCCGACCGGATCCGGACGCTGCTCGCCGAGGCGATCGACCTCGAGCGCGTCGACTCCTACCGCGTCCAGTTGATCGAACAGCGACGCTGGTCGCCCTCGATCGGCGACGCGACGCTCGCACTCGAGTGCGTCGAGTGTGGCAACCCCGTCACCGGCGACGGCGTCTCGTCCGAACTCGATGGGCAACGGTATCACTTCTGCTGTCCGACCTGTCAGTCGCGCTTCGAGGAGCGCTACGAGACGCTCTCGGAGTCGGCGTAG
- a CDS encoding J domain-containing protein, whose amino-acid sequence MTEDFYDLLDVPRDASQDEIKEAFREQVRIYHPDLNDDDRAQAQFTALKKAYDILGDPVERRAYDRLGHKDYVAKRTSGIPSPDVWQRTSDGDDTTSSTDDSTGSETGQSTRTATAGGSTGTSSRTGGSSTSRTSRTRTGSTAGSTTSGATTANATGTASSTGATASSSSSTTNRRDAKTGSATSASSGQSARSSESSAAGNAFVQWWHDQNFAWPLIWTAATIYAIGLAHFGLENAVAIRSLGAELAAVGADPAELWAVLTSSRHGIDTTVGFVAAVEPVAPPLEPMQWYGALAGVVALAFLLVVGVRVGWRRDTWGPISIDETIVVALALGVSTVLIGGPLLAGAVLMPLLFGVIVYRTHQLPGWSPSYLYVLVVLAPGAALAAGVAGVTSLAGDVFAFGLLGLAGAFGLPLRATVRKRFGR is encoded by the coding sequence ATGACAGAGGACTTCTACGACCTTCTCGACGTACCCCGGGACGCCTCACAGGACGAGATCAAAGAGGCGTTTCGCGAGCAGGTCAGGATCTACCACCCCGATCTGAACGACGACGACCGCGCGCAAGCCCAGTTTACGGCGCTCAAGAAGGCCTACGACATCCTCGGAGATCCGGTCGAGCGGCGGGCGTACGACCGCCTCGGTCACAAAGACTACGTGGCAAAACGGACCAGCGGCATCCCGTCGCCCGACGTCTGGCAGCGCACGTCCGACGGCGACGACACGACGTCGTCGACCGACGACTCGACGGGCAGCGAGACGGGCCAGTCGACGCGAACGGCCACTGCCGGCGGGTCGACGGGCACCTCGAGTCGTACTGGCGGGTCGAGCACGTCTCGAACCTCGCGTACGAGAACCGGATCGACGGCCGGATCGACGACGAGCGGCGCGACGACGGCGAACGCGACCGGAACGGCGAGCTCGACCGGCGCGACGGCCAGTTCCAGCAGTAGCACGACGAACCGCCGCGACGCGAAGACCGGTTCCGCGACGAGTGCCTCGAGCGGCCAGTCCGCCCGCTCGAGCGAGAGCAGCGCCGCTGGCAACGCGTTCGTCCAGTGGTGGCACGACCAGAACTTCGCGTGGCCGCTGATCTGGACGGCAGCGACGATCTACGCGATCGGCCTCGCTCACTTCGGACTCGAGAACGCGGTCGCGATCCGCTCGCTCGGTGCCGAACTCGCCGCCGTCGGCGCAGATCCGGCGGAGCTCTGGGCCGTCCTCACGAGTAGCCGCCACGGAATCGACACGACGGTCGGCTTCGTCGCCGCCGTCGAACCCGTCGCGCCGCCACTCGAACCCATGCAGTGGTACGGCGCGCTCGCCGGCGTCGTCGCGCTCGCGTTCCTGCTGGTCGTCGGCGTGCGCGTCGGCTGGCGACGGGATACGTGGGGCCCGATCTCGATCGACGAGACGATCGTCGTCGCGCTCGCGCTCGGCGTCTCGACGGTCCTGATCGGTGGCCCGTTGCTCGCGGGGGCAGTCCTCATGCCGCTTCTGTTCGGCGTGATCGTCTACCGGACCCACCAGTTACCCGGCTGGTCGCCGTCGTACCTCTACGTTCTCGTCGTCCTCGCACCGGGGGCCGCACTCGCCGCCGGCGTCGCGGGCGTCACGTCGCTCGCGGGCGACGTGTTCGCGTTCGGTCTGCTCGGGCTCGCGGGCGCGTTCGGCCTGCCGCTTCGTGCGACCGTTCGAAAACGGTTCGGTCGCTAA
- a CDS encoding aldo/keto reductase, translating to MVSTVVSRAGLEIPTVGLGTWRMTGHTCRRAVETALELGYRHVDTAQKYGNEREVGIAISASDVSREELFLTTKVWGRNARYDDVLESTKASLDRLGVDYVDLLLVHWPNPLVDVAETMAAMNDLHEEGLVRAIGVSNFSVDQLQKAQRASDLPLLTNQVQFHPYEPQRELLAYCQDEEIVLTAYSPLAHGGVVHDDTLTEIGWRYGVSPAQVAIRWAIQHAGVIAIPKAASREHLAENVDVFDFELTRSEMAEITNASSLRSGLAWLRGRL from the coding sequence ATGGTTTCGACGGTCGTCTCGCGGGCGGGACTCGAGATCCCGACGGTCGGGCTGGGCACGTGGCGGATGACCGGCCACACATGTCGTCGCGCGGTCGAGACTGCACTCGAACTGGGCTATCGACACGTCGACACGGCACAGAAGTACGGCAACGAACGCGAGGTCGGGATCGCGATCAGCGCGTCTGACGTCTCGCGAGAGGAACTCTTCCTGACGACGAAGGTGTGGGGGCGAAACGCCCGGTACGACGACGTCCTCGAGTCGACGAAAGCGAGTCTCGATCGACTCGGCGTCGACTACGTCGACCTCCTCCTGGTACACTGGCCGAACCCACTCGTCGACGTCGCGGAGACGATGGCGGCGATGAACGACCTCCACGAGGAGGGACTGGTGCGTGCGATCGGCGTGAGCAACTTCTCGGTCGACCAGCTGCAGAAAGCACAGCGGGCCTCCGACCTGCCGCTGCTGACGAACCAGGTCCAGTTTCACCCCTACGAACCGCAGCGCGAACTGCTTGCGTACTGCCAGGACGAGGAAATCGTCCTCACCGCCTACAGCCCGCTGGCCCACGGCGGGGTGGTCCACGACGACACGCTGACCGAGATCGGCTGGCGATACGGCGTCAGTCCCGCACAGGTGGCGATCCGGTGGGCGATCCAGCACGCTGGCGTAATCGCCATCCCGAAGGCCGCGAGTCGCGAGCACCTGGCGGAGAACGTCGACGTCTTCGACTTCGAACTCACGCGTTCGGAGATGGCGGAGATCACGAACGCCTCGAGCCTCAGGAGTGGCCTCGCCTGGCTTCGGGGTCGTCTCTGA